A single genomic interval of Mycobacterium sp. DL592 harbors:
- a CDS encoding alpha/beta hydrolase, whose product MSNPIEQVASQCTRAYHTGSLLLRGSPAAAGWVLGWIAAEFAPHVLTGHALSAIPSPLEKVAAALAVQRADTVLETALRETFGDAYADAVHHPLEPYSARRPNLAAVLEAMRHRRLYAEKTLNISYGPGGRNHLLDVWRRPDLPEGGRAPVLIHVPGGGWSINDKRGQGYPLMTRMAQLGWICVSINYSRSPRNAWPAHIVDVKRAIAWVRANIADYGGDPDFIAITGGSAGGHLSSLAALSAGDPSLQPGFEDADTSVQAAAPYYGVYDLTTVENMHGLMMPLLEHVVMQQRLADDPQLFRDASPMYRAHRDAPPFFVLHGENDAVVPNSQARAFCSALRDAGARSVAYAELPNAHHAFDTIATLRCQLASEAVAAFLGIVYGRHLNARKRTRRVAVSTAS is encoded by the coding sequence ATGAGCAACCCGATCGAGCAGGTGGCCTCGCAGTGCACGCGGGCCTACCACACCGGCTCGTTGCTGCTCCGTGGCTCACCGGCCGCTGCCGGCTGGGTGCTGGGCTGGATTGCCGCCGAATTCGCCCCGCACGTGCTCACCGGGCACGCGCTCTCGGCGATTCCGTCGCCGCTCGAGAAAGTCGCAGCCGCACTGGCCGTCCAGCGCGCCGACACCGTGCTGGAGACCGCTCTGCGCGAGACCTTCGGCGACGCCTACGCCGATGCGGTGCACCACCCGCTCGAGCCGTACTCCGCGCGTCGGCCCAACCTGGCCGCCGTCCTCGAGGCGATGCGGCATCGGCGCCTCTACGCCGAGAAGACACTCAACATCTCCTACGGCCCGGGCGGGCGTAACCACTTACTCGACGTGTGGCGTCGTCCCGACCTTCCCGAGGGTGGCCGGGCGCCGGTCCTGATCCACGTTCCCGGCGGCGGATGGTCCATTAACGACAAGCGCGGCCAGGGCTACCCGTTGATGACCAGGATGGCCCAGCTCGGCTGGATCTGCGTGTCGATCAACTACAGCAGAAGCCCTCGCAACGCCTGGCCCGCCCACATCGTCGACGTCAAGCGCGCCATCGCCTGGGTGCGTGCCAACATCGCCGACTACGGCGGCGATCCCGACTTCATCGCCATCACCGGCGGGTCAGCCGGCGGCCACCTGAGCTCCCTGGCGGCGCTGAGCGCGGGCGACCCGAGTCTGCAGCCCGGGTTCGAAGACGCCGACACCAGCGTGCAGGCCGCCGCGCCCTACTACGGCGTCTACGACCTCACCACTGTCGAGAACATGCATGGCCTGATGATGCCGCTGCTGGAGCACGTCGTCATGCAGCAGCGTCTCGCCGACGATCCCCAGCTGTTCCGCGACGCCTCCCCGATGTACCGCGCCCACCGCGACGCGCCACCGTTTTTCGTCCTGCACGGTGAGAACGACGCTGTCGTCCCCAACTCGCAAGCCAGAGCCTTCTGTAGCGCGCTGCGCGACGCCGGTGCCCGATCGGTGGCCTACGCCGAACTGCCCAACGCCCACCACGCCTTCGACACCATCGCCACCCTGCGCTGCCAGCTCGCCAGCGAAGCCGTCGCCGCGTTCCTTGGCATCGTCTACGGCCGACATCTCAACGCCCGCAAGCGCACTCGGAGGGTGGCTGTGAGCACGGCTAGCTGA
- a CDS encoding phospholipase C, translated as MWQLTSRAAAVMAVSTLVLAASSCADKPTMSGTASTATPIHHLVVIFGENVSFDHYFGTYPHAANTDGQPFNARPDTPAVDGLTPELLTRNPNSHQPVRLGGPDQIVTCDQDHDYTPEQLAFNGGAMNKFVEHTEIANCKPPIYSAPGMVMDYYDGNTVTALWNYAQHFAMSDNSYNSTFGPSTPGHINLVSGQTHGVTKEFMPGGKPFPADQVIENALIGDSQPFGDDCSSRDQVQLSSTNKNIGDLLNAKNVTWGYFQGGFRPTATKPDGTAVCGAQHNVGTALGGTGASGPKPFGTKSDYIPHHEPFQYYSSTANPHHLPPGSADGIGRTDQANHQYDLSDFWTAADAGHLPAVSFLKAPGYQDGHAQYSDPLDEQQFLVETINRLERLPDWKDTAIVLAYDDSDGWYDHKPSPVVSASTTKADALTGPGSCTSATAPPIVYQGRCGYGPRLPLLVVSPYTKANFVDHTVTDQTSILRFIEDNWSTGRIGDDSLDARAGSLTALFDFSGPVRPPLFLDPRSGAVS; from the coding sequence ATGTGGCAGCTCACCTCCCGCGCAGCCGCGGTCATGGCCGTGTCGACCCTGGTCCTGGCGGCCTCCTCCTGTGCTGACAAGCCGACCATGTCCGGCACGGCCAGCACGGCCACACCGATCCACCACCTCGTGGTGATCTTCGGCGAGAACGTCTCGTTCGACCACTACTTCGGCACCTACCCGCATGCCGCGAACACCGATGGGCAGCCGTTCAACGCCCGCCCCGACACTCCCGCCGTCGACGGGCTGACACCCGAACTGCTGACCCGGAACCCGAACAGCCACCAGCCGGTGCGCCTCGGCGGCCCGGATCAGATCGTCACCTGCGATCAGGACCACGACTACACCCCCGAACAACTGGCCTTCAACGGCGGCGCGATGAACAAGTTCGTCGAACACACCGAGATCGCCAACTGCAAGCCGCCGATCTACTCGGCTCCCGGCATGGTGATGGACTACTACGACGGCAACACCGTGACCGCGTTGTGGAACTACGCGCAGCACTTCGCCATGAGTGACAATTCCTACAACTCCACTTTCGGCCCGTCGACTCCCGGACACATCAATCTGGTGTCAGGCCAAACTCATGGCGTCACAAAGGAATTCATGCCCGGCGGGAAGCCGTTCCCCGCCGACCAGGTGATCGAGAACGCCCTCATCGGCGACTCCCAGCCGTTCGGTGACGACTGCTCGAGCCGCGACCAGGTCCAGTTGAGCAGCACCAACAAGAACATCGGTGACCTGCTCAACGCCAAGAACGTCACGTGGGGCTACTTCCAGGGCGGCTTCCGGCCGACGGCAACCAAGCCGGACGGCACCGCGGTGTGCGGCGCCCAACACAACGTCGGGACTGCGCTCGGAGGAACGGGCGCGTCCGGCCCGAAGCCGTTCGGCACCAAGAGCGACTACATCCCCCACCACGAACCGTTCCAGTACTACTCGTCGACGGCCAACCCGCACCATCTGCCACCAGGGTCGGCCGACGGCATCGGGCGCACCGACCAGGCCAACCACCAGTACGACCTCTCGGACTTCTGGACAGCTGCCGACGCCGGCCACCTCCCGGCGGTGAGCTTTCTGAAGGCGCCGGGTTACCAGGATGGCCACGCCCAGTATTCCGATCCCCTCGACGAGCAACAGTTCCTCGTCGAGACGATCAACCGTCTCGAACGCCTTCCGGACTGGAAGGACACGGCGATCGTGCTGGCCTACGACGACTCCGACGGCTGGTATGACCACAAGCCCTCCCCTGTCGTATCGGCGTCGACCACCAAGGCCGACGCGCTCACCGGGCCCGGATCCTGCACCTCCGCGACGGCACCGCCGATCGTCTACCAGGGGCGCTGCGGCTACGGCCCGCGCCTGCCGCTGCTGGTGGTCTCGCCCTACACGAAAGCGAACTTCGTCGATCACACCGTGACCGACCAGACGTCGATCCTGCGGTTCATCGAGGACAACTGGTCGACGGGCCGAATCGGTGACGATTCGTTGGACGCCCGGGCCGGGTCGTTGACCGCGTTGTTCGACTTCAGTGGGCCGGTGCGGCCACCGCTGTTTCTTGATCCGCGTAGCGGAGCGGTCAGCTAG
- a CDS encoding aminotransferase class I/II-fold pyridoxal phosphate-dependent enzyme has protein sequence MVDISRAYNSVGQLRADTWCRLEEAADRLTRTTTTGALKEKYVGICRDLLADLTPLEPYWAFPGSPQFARVQRLFTGGSYDKFASIVTHINRALTTESYRSGHDHSVDGQDLFPTDPRQLETQPANRREQPYFEVLVVEKMTEAQERALRKEVRSWRRPDDEFIYELVIVGSGDEALIAARLNVNLQAVVIRRRFSHQSTRDLSTLAEFVDTELTDDLADHQSPDDRAQILATSLSELRPELDLYLMTEIEVEDIAGRLGQQFRRVFHAREGMLELHLSILHGVASRYRTPFFSALKEYSHRPTGVFHALPISQGKSIVTSHWIKDMVGFYGLEVFMAETSATCGGLDSLLDPTGPLREAQELASQAYGSRRSYFVTNGTSTANKVVTQALVAPGDIVLLDRNCHQSHHYGMMLAGAQVIYLEAYPLPEYSMYGAVPLREIKSKLLALRAAGKLDRVKMISLTNCTFDGIVYDVTRVMEECLAIKPDLVFLWDEAWFAFARFHSVYRTRTAMAAAKALRAKLLDPSYITHYESTLEAQATMSDDELLDTRLNPDPARARVRVYATQSTHKTLTALRQGSMIHVFDQDFEQKVAESFHEAYMAHTSTSPNYQILASLDLGRRQVALEGVELVARQIENAMQLRDAIDNHPLLRKYFSCLRTSDLIPEEFRPSRISQPLRSGLRNMMSAWEADEFVLDPSRITLSIGNTGYDGDQFKRQQLMDRHGVQINKTSRNTVLFMTNIGTTRSSVAFLVEVLVKIATELDERVSEMSLSERGWFERRVHRLTRQSIPLPNFSGFHPAFRDGDTTPEGDVRTAFYLSYNDANCEYLSDTEIDQRLAAGRQVVSATFVTPYPPGFPVLVPGQLFSPQILAFIRDLDTPEVHGYRPDYGYRVYTEKAMEIQSGAAISDSNGHRLLVPASSDGPMEPTAN, from the coding sequence ATGGTGGATATCTCGCGCGCGTACAACAGTGTCGGGCAGTTGAGAGCCGATACCTGGTGTCGGCTGGAGGAGGCTGCCGACCGGCTCACCCGAACCACGACAACCGGGGCGCTGAAGGAGAAGTACGTCGGCATCTGCCGGGACCTGCTGGCCGATCTGACCCCGCTGGAGCCCTACTGGGCGTTCCCCGGCTCACCACAGTTCGCCAGAGTGCAACGGCTGTTCACCGGTGGCAGTTACGACAAGTTCGCCAGCATCGTCACTCACATCAACCGGGCACTGACCACCGAGTCCTACCGGTCGGGGCACGATCACAGCGTCGACGGTCAGGACCTGTTTCCCACTGATCCCCGCCAGCTGGAGACTCAGCCGGCGAACCGCCGGGAACAGCCGTACTTCGAAGTCCTGGTCGTGGAGAAGATGACCGAGGCGCAGGAGCGCGCGCTGCGCAAAGAGGTTCGCAGCTGGCGGCGTCCCGACGACGAGTTCATCTACGAGTTGGTGATCGTAGGCAGCGGCGACGAAGCACTGATCGCCGCACGCCTGAACGTCAACCTGCAGGCGGTCGTGATCCGGCGGCGGTTCTCGCATCAGTCCACCCGGGACCTGTCCACCCTGGCGGAGTTCGTCGATACCGAACTCACCGACGACCTCGCCGATCACCAGTCCCCCGACGACCGCGCCCAGATCCTGGCCACCTCGCTGAGCGAACTGCGGCCCGAACTCGACCTCTATCTGATGACCGAGATCGAGGTCGAGGACATCGCCGGACGCCTCGGCCAGCAGTTCCGGCGGGTGTTCCACGCCCGGGAAGGCATGCTCGAGCTGCACCTGTCGATCCTGCACGGAGTCGCTTCCCGTTATCGCACACCGTTCTTCAGCGCGCTCAAGGAGTACAGCCACCGGCCGACCGGGGTGTTCCACGCGCTGCCGATCTCGCAGGGCAAGTCGATCGTCACCTCGCACTGGATCAAAGACATGGTCGGCTTCTACGGCCTCGAGGTCTTCATGGCCGAGACGTCGGCCACCTGTGGTGGCCTGGACTCGCTGCTCGACCCCACCGGCCCGCTGCGTGAGGCGCAGGAACTGGCATCGCAGGCCTACGGATCGCGCCGCAGCTACTTCGTCACCAACGGAACGTCGACTGCCAACAAGGTCGTAACGCAGGCGCTGGTAGCGCCGGGCGACATCGTATTGCTCGACCGGAACTGCCATCAGTCACACCACTACGGGATGATGCTGGCCGGCGCGCAGGTGATCTACCTCGAGGCATACCCGTTGCCCGAATACTCGATGTACGGCGCGGTGCCGTTGCGCGAGATCAAGTCCAAGCTGTTGGCGCTGCGGGCGGCAGGCAAGCTCGACCGGGTCAAGATGATCTCGCTGACCAACTGCACGTTCGACGGCATCGTCTATGACGTCACCCGGGTCATGGAGGAATGCCTGGCGATCAAACCCGACCTCGTCTTCCTCTGGGACGAGGCGTGGTTCGCGTTCGCGCGGTTCCACTCCGTCTACCGCACCCGCACCGCGATGGCGGCGGCGAAGGCGCTGCGGGCGAAGCTGCTCGACCCGTCCTACATCACGCATTACGAGTCGACGCTGGAAGCCCAGGCGACCATGTCGGACGACGAGCTGCTCGATACGCGGTTGAACCCGGATCCGGCCCGTGCCCGGGTCCGGGTGTACGCGACTCAGTCGACCCACAAGACGTTGACTGCGTTGCGGCAGGGTTCGATGATCCACGTCTTCGATCAGGACTTCGAACAGAAGGTCGCCGAATCGTTCCACGAGGCGTACATGGCTCATACCTCGACGTCGCCGAACTACCAGATCTTGGCGTCACTGGACTTGGGCCGCCGCCAGGTGGCGCTCGAAGGGGTCGAGCTGGTGGCCCGTCAGATCGAGAATGCGATGCAGCTGCGCGACGCGATCGACAATCATCCGCTGCTGCGCAAGTACTTCTCGTGCCTACGCACCTCTGATCTGATCCCGGAGGAATTCCGGCCGTCGCGGATCTCGCAGCCGTTGCGCTCGGGCCTGCGAAACATGATGTCGGCCTGGGAAGCTGACGAGTTCGTGCTCGATCCGTCACGAATCACGTTGTCCATCGGCAACACCGGCTACGACGGTGATCAGTTCAAGCGCCAGCAGTTGATGGATCGTCACGGTGTCCAGATCAACAAGACGTCGCGCAACACGGTGCTGTTCATGACCAATATCGGCACGACGCGCAGCTCGGTGGCGTTCCTGGTCGAGGTGCTGGTCAAGATCGCCACCGAGCTCGACGAGCGGGTGTCGGAGATGAGCCTCAGCGAGCGGGGCTGGTTCGAACGCCGGGTGCACCGGCTGACGCGGCAGTCGATCCCGCTGCCCAACTTCAGCGGATTCCACCCCGCGTTTCGCGACGGCGACACCACCCCTGAAGGCGACGTGCGGACGGCCTTCTACCTGTCCTACAACGACGCCAACTGTGAGTATCTGTCTGACACCGAGATCGACCAACGACTGGCCGCCGGCCGGCAGGTGGTGTCGGCGACGTTCGTCACGCCCTACCCGCCCGGATTTCCGGTACTGGTTCCCGGCCAGCTGTTCAGCCCGCAGATCCTGGCCTTCATCCGCGACCTCGACACCCCTGAGGTGCACGGGTATCGGCCCGACTACGGCTACCGGGTGTACACGGAGAAGGCGATGGAGATCCAGTCGGGCGCGGCAATCAGCGACTCCAATGGCCATCGCCTGTTGGTGCCGGCCAGCAGCGACGGCCCGATGGAACCCACCGCCAACTAG
- a CDS encoding wax ester/triacylglycerol synthase family O-acyltransferase, protein MPSELGALDMLLHRGEANPRTRSGIMALEILDTTPDWDRFRAAFDNASRKVLRLRQRVVVPTLPTAPARWVVDPDFNLDFHVRRVRVPEPGTLRQVLDLAEVSLQSPLDISRPLWTATLVEGLEGGKAATLLHLSHAVTDGVGATAMFAEIYDLEREPPPRPAPPMPVPQDLTPNDLMREGLNQLPGAVVGGVLGAVAGGLSVIGRVARNPGTAVFDAIDYARSGRRVMGRAAEPSPLLRRRSLSSRSESIEMRLADLRAAAHAAGGSINDAYLAGLCGALRLYHEALGVPVNSLPMAVPVSLRAEADPAGGNRFAGVNLAAPIGVADAALRIQKIRKQMTSRREEAAIDLIGSVAPVLGLLPDAVLEAMTGSVVASDVQASNVPVYSGDTYIAGAKVLRQYGLGPLPGVAMMVVLVSRGGYATVTTRYDRASITNESLFAQCLRRGFDEVLALAGDPPPRVVPSSFPDAADSAAPPASGSVSH, encoded by the coding sequence ATGCCCTCCGAACTGGGCGCCCTCGACATGCTGCTGCATCGCGGCGAGGCCAACCCGCGAACCCGCTCGGGCATCATGGCGCTGGAGATCCTCGACACCACGCCCGACTGGGACCGGTTCCGCGCCGCGTTCGACAACGCCTCACGCAAGGTGCTGCGGCTGCGCCAGCGCGTGGTCGTGCCGACGCTGCCGACCGCTCCGGCCCGCTGGGTCGTCGACCCCGACTTCAACCTCGACTTCCACGTCCGCCGCGTCCGGGTCCCCGAACCGGGCACGCTGCGCCAGGTTCTCGACCTGGCCGAGGTGAGTCTGCAATCGCCGCTGGACATCTCCCGGCCGCTGTGGACCGCCACCCTCGTCGAAGGACTCGAAGGCGGCAAGGCGGCCACCCTGCTGCACCTGAGCCACGCCGTCACCGACGGCGTCGGTGCGACGGCGATGTTCGCCGAGATCTACGACCTGGAGCGTGAACCTCCACCGCGGCCGGCCCCGCCCATGCCGGTACCGCAGGACCTCACCCCCAACGACCTCATGCGCGAAGGCCTCAACCAGCTGCCGGGTGCCGTGGTCGGCGGTGTCCTGGGCGCGGTGGCCGGCGGCCTGTCGGTGATCGGCCGGGTGGCGCGTAATCCCGGCACCGCCGTGTTCGACGCGATCGACTACGCCCGATCCGGGCGACGGGTGATGGGCCGCGCCGCCGAACCCTCGCCGCTGCTACGCAGGCGCAGCCTGTCCTCGCGAAGCGAGTCCATCGAGATGCGGCTGGCCGACCTGCGTGCGGCCGCCCACGCGGCCGGCGGGTCGATCAACGACGCCTACCTGGCCGGGTTGTGCGGCGCGCTGCGGCTCTACCACGAGGCACTCGGCGTTCCCGTCAACAGCCTGCCGATGGCGGTCCCGGTGAGCCTGCGCGCCGAAGCCGACCCGGCAGGCGGTAACCGCTTCGCCGGCGTCAACCTGGCGGCACCGATCGGCGTGGCCGACGCCGCGCTGCGCATCCAGAAGATCCGCAAGCAGATGACCTCGCGCCGCGAAGAGGCCGCCATCGATCTGATCGGCTCGGTGGCGCCGGTGCTGGGCCTGCTACCCGACGCCGTGCTCGAGGCCATGACCGGATCGGTGGTCGCCTCCGACGTCCAGGCCAGCAACGTCCCGGTGTACTCCGGAGACACCTACATCGCCGGAGCAAAGGTGTTGCGGCAGTACGGACTTGGGCCGCTGCCCGGCGTCGCGATGATGGTGGTGCTGGTCTCCCGCGGTGGCTACGCCACCGTCACGACCCGCTACGACCGTGCCTCGATCACCAACGAGAGCCTCTTTGCGCAATGCCTGCGACGCGGCTTCGACGAGGTGCTCGCCCTGGCCGGTGATCCACCGCCGCGCGTGGTGCCCTCCTCGTTCCCCGATGCCGCCGACTCGGCGGCACCCCCTGCGAGCGGATCGGTGTCCCACTGA
- a CDS encoding HAD-IB family hydrolase/lysophospholipid acyltransferase family protein — protein sequence MSEKNMRLPGSVAEVMASPPGPKIGAFFDLDGTLVAGFTAVILTRERFRSRDMGIGELITMIAAGLNHQLGSLEFEELITKASQALRGRALSDLHEIGERLFVQKIEKRIYPEMRELVHAHMERGHTVVLSSSALTLQVEPVARFLGIENTLTNRFEVDEDDVLTGEVVRPILWGPGKANAVQKFAADNDIDLKKSYFYADGDEDVALMYLVGNPRPTNPEGKMAAVARRRGWPILEFSSRGSGGLMGQVRTLLGVGSLVPAAYGAIGWGLLTRSRRRGVNFFTTAFPNMLLAANGVRLNVLGEENLTKKRPAVFIFNHRNNFDPVISAALLKDNWTGVGKKELESDPFIGTLGKLVDTVFIDREDPKAAVESLQHVEDLVSKGLSIMIAPEGTRLDTRTVGPFKKGPFRLAMAAGVPIVPIVIRNAEVIAPRDSSTMSPGTVDVVVYPPISVQDWTLDDLSDRIAEVRQLYLDTLKDWPEDKVPVHPIYQNAPVKKAPAKKAPAKKAAAKKAPAKKAPVKKAAAKKATAKKAAAKKAPAAETKPSTVRGRR from the coding sequence ATGAGCGAGAAGAACATGCGCCTGCCCGGTTCGGTCGCCGAGGTGATGGCCAGCCCGCCGGGACCGAAGATCGGTGCCTTCTTCGACCTCGACGGCACCCTGGTGGCCGGGTTTACCGCGGTGATCCTCACCCGGGAGCGGTTCCGCAGCCGCGACATGGGCATCGGCGAGCTGATCACGATGATCGCGGCGGGGCTCAACCACCAGCTCGGGAGCCTGGAATTCGAGGAGCTGATCACCAAGGCCTCCCAGGCGTTGCGCGGCCGCGCGCTCAGTGACCTGCACGAGATCGGCGAGCGGCTGTTCGTCCAGAAGATCGAGAAGCGGATCTATCCCGAGATGCGCGAATTGGTCCACGCCCACATGGAACGCGGCCACACCGTGGTACTCAGCTCCTCGGCGCTGACCTTGCAGGTCGAGCCGGTGGCCCGTTTCCTCGGTATCGAGAACACCCTGACCAACCGGTTCGAGGTCGACGAGGACGACGTCCTCACCGGTGAAGTCGTCCGGCCAATCCTGTGGGGGCCCGGGAAGGCTAACGCGGTGCAGAAGTTCGCCGCCGACAACGACATCGACCTCAAGAAGTCCTACTTTTACGCCGACGGCGACGAAGACGTCGCCCTGATGTACCTCGTCGGCAACCCGCGCCCGACCAACCCCGAGGGCAAGATGGCCGCTGTCGCACGCCGGCGGGGTTGGCCGATCCTGGAATTCAGCAGCCGGGGTAGCGGTGGGCTGATGGGCCAGGTGCGGACCCTGCTCGGCGTCGGATCGCTGGTGCCCGCCGCCTACGGCGCAATCGGGTGGGGTCTGCTGACCCGCAGCAGACGCCGCGGCGTGAACTTCTTCACCACCGCGTTCCCCAACATGTTGCTGGCCGCCAACGGTGTTCGGCTCAACGTCCTCGGTGAGGAGAATCTCACCAAGAAGCGCCCCGCGGTGTTCATCTTCAACCACCGCAACAACTTCGACCCGGTCATCTCCGCAGCACTGCTCAAGGACAACTGGACCGGGGTGGGTAAGAAGGAACTCGAAAGCGACCCGTTCATCGGCACATTGGGCAAGCTGGTCGACACCGTCTTCATCGACCGTGAAGACCCCAAGGCCGCCGTCGAGTCGCTGCAGCATGTCGAGGACCTCGTCAGCAAGGGTCTGTCGATCATGATCGCCCCGGAAGGCACCCGCCTGGACACCCGCACCGTCGGTCCGTTCAAGAAGGGCCCGTTCCGGCTGGCGATGGCCGCAGGCGTGCCGATCGTCCCGATCGTGATCCGCAACGCCGAGGTGATCGCACCGCGTGACTCCTCGACGATGAGCCCGGGCACCGTGGATGTGGTTGTCTACCCGCCGATTTCGGTCCAGGACTGGACGCTGGACGACCTGTCGGACCGAATCGCCGAGGTCCGCCAGCTCTACCTCGACACGCTGAAGGACTGGCCCGAGGACAAGGTGCCGGTGCACCCGATCTACCAGAATGCCCCGGTGAAGAAAGCTCCCGCGAAGAAGGCTCCGGCCAAGAAAGCCGCGGCCAAGAAAGCGCCCGCCAAGAAGGCTCCGGTGAAGAAGGCGGCGGCCAAGAAAGCAACAGCCAAGAAAGCAGCAGCCAAGAAAGCCCCCGCCGCAGAGACCAAGCCGTCCACCGTCAGGGGCCGGCGATGA